From Desulfuromonas soudanensis, the proteins below share one genomic window:
- a CDS encoding 3-deoxy-7-phosphoheptulonate synthase: protein MKRTSNLNIRALKPIIAPDDLKLVFPLSDQGSEFVTSSRDQIKAILANQDRRLMAVVGPCSIHDTRGALEYAERLAALGKELSDQILLVMRVYFEKPRTTIGWKGLINDPDLNGTHQISKGLGVGRGLLSAMTDLELPVAGEMLDPVTPHYLADLVSWGAIGARTTESQTHREMASGLSFPVGFKNGTDGNLQIALDAMSAARHPHSFLGINNEGRSAIVQTTGNPAVHIVLRGGNDRPNYRAEDIRKTEELLGKSGLPTAIMVDCSHANSYKNHERQEEVLSDVINQIVAGNRSICSVMIESYLEAGNQPIAKSLKELAYGVSITDKCVDWATTERMLRHAHAELKKCGGRPI, encoded by the coding sequence ATGAAACGCACGAGCAACCTCAATATTCGCGCCCTGAAGCCGATCATCGCGCCGGACGACCTGAAGCTGGTTTTTCCCCTTTCGGACCAGGGTTCCGAATTCGTCACCAGTTCCCGTGATCAGATCAAGGCGATCCTCGCCAACCAGGACCGGCGGCTCATGGCGGTGGTCGGCCCCTGCTCCATCCACGACACCCGGGGCGCCCTCGAGTATGCCGAGCGCCTGGCGGCCCTGGGCAAGGAACTCTCCGACCAGATCCTGCTGGTGATGCGGGTCTACTTCGAGAAGCCGCGCACCACCATCGGCTGGAAGGGGCTGATCAACGACCCGGATCTCAACGGCACCCACCAGATTTCCAAGGGGCTCGGCGTCGGACGCGGCCTCCTCTCCGCCATGACCGATCTGGAGCTGCCGGTGGCCGGAGAGATGCTCGACCCCGTCACCCCCCACTACCTGGCCGACCTGGTCAGCTGGGGAGCCATCGGCGCCCGCACCACCGAGTCGCAGACCCATCGCGAGATGGCCAGCGGCCTCTCCTTCCCCGTCGGCTTCAAAAACGGCACCGACGGCAACCTGCAGATTGCCCTCGATGCCATGTCGGCCGCCCGCCACCCCCACAGTTTTCTCGGCATCAACAACGAGGGGCGCAGCGCCATCGTTCAGACCACCGGCAACCCCGCCGTCCATATCGTGCTGCGCGGCGGCAACGACCGCCCCAACTACCGGGCCGAGGACATCCGCAAAACCGAGGAACTCCTCGGCAAGTCGGGGCTCCCCACGGCGATCATGGTCGACTGCAGCCACGCCAACTCCTACAAAAATCATGAACGCCAGGAAGAGGTCCTCTCCGACGTCATCAATCAGATCGTCGCCGGCAACCGCTCCATTTGCTCGGTGATGATCGAAAGCTACCTCGAGGCGGGGAACCAGCCGATCGCCAAAAGCCTCAAGGAGCTCGCCTACGGCGTCTCCATCACCGACAAATGCGTCGACTGGGCGACCACCGAGCGGATGCTGCGCCACGCCCATGCCGAGCTGAAGAAATGCGGCGGCCGCCCGATCTGA
- the hgcA gene encoding mercury methylation corrinoid protein HgcA, whose product MTNNPDDIAKPRCUPPKAPPGAVPAAPDVEAATGEGAEVSFPPPPSPTNRGEHPGVQLWSFVTGWIETGAGPVPQVATRLEKRDIFGRWQMRWGLGRTRYRITPGLYAVGRPDSDAPVLVTANYKLTFDTLRRELQGQNLWILVLETYGINVWCAAGKGTFGTEEVVRRIRAARLEQVVRHRTLILPQLGAPGVAAHEVQRESGFRVLYGPVRASDLKAFLAADGVATAQMRRVTFTTLERLVLTPVELTGMLKTALWVSAILLVLGGIGPGVFTLGGVFTRGVAAVLALFAALLTGAVLTPVALPWIPGRAFALKGGIAGAAVATVVLLALPGKISLLEGGALLLGLSAAASYCAMNFTGSSTFTSPSGVEKEMRRAIPLQGTALLLAAIFWIAAAF is encoded by the coding sequence ATGACGAATAACCCTGACGACATCGCCAAACCCCGCTGTTGACCGCCGAAAGCGCCGCCGGGAGCGGTGCCCGCAGCCCCAGACGTCGAGGCCGCCACCGGGGAGGGGGCCGAGGTCTCTTTTCCCCCCCCGCCCTCTCCGACGAACCGCGGCGAACACCCCGGGGTGCAGCTCTGGTCCTTCGTCACCGGCTGGATTGAAACCGGAGCGGGACCGGTTCCCCAGGTGGCCACCCGCCTTGAAAAGAGGGATATTTTCGGCCGCTGGCAGATGCGCTGGGGTCTCGGACGGACGCGGTACCGGATTACCCCCGGGCTTTACGCCGTCGGCCGTCCGGACAGCGACGCCCCGGTCCTGGTGACCGCCAACTACAAACTCACCTTCGACACCCTGCGCCGGGAGCTTCAGGGGCAAAACCTGTGGATTCTGGTTCTGGAAACCTACGGCATCAACGTCTGGTGCGCCGCCGGCAAGGGAACCTTCGGGACGGAGGAGGTCGTGCGCCGTATCCGGGCCGCCAGGCTGGAGCAGGTCGTCCGGCACCGCACCCTGATTCTCCCCCAGCTCGGCGCTCCCGGGGTCGCCGCCCACGAGGTCCAGAGGGAGTCCGGTTTCCGGGTCCTCTACGGCCCAGTCCGGGCCTCCGATCTCAAGGCTTTTTTGGCGGCGGACGGGGTGGCGACGGCGCAGATGCGCCGGGTCACCTTCACCACCCTCGAGCGGCTGGTTCTCACCCCCGTCGAACTGACGGGGATGCTCAAGACCGCCCTCTGGGTCTCGGCAATTCTCCTGGTCCTCGGCGGCATCGGCCCCGGCGTCTTCACCCTCGGCGGCGTTTTCACCCGCGGCGTTGCGGCGGTTCTCGCCCTCTTCGCCGCCCTGCTCACCGGCGCCGTTCTCACCCCCGTCGCCCTCCCGTGGATTCCCGGACGGGCCTTCGCCCTCAAGGGGGGGATTGCCGGAGCCGCCGTCGCAACCGTTGTTCTTCTGGCGCTGCCGGGAAAAATATCCCTCCTCGAGGGAGGCGCGCTCCTTCTGGGTCTCTCCGCTGCCGCCTCCTACTGCGCCATGAACTTCACCGGCTCGTCCACCTTCACATCCCCTTCG